The following are from one region of the Anguilla rostrata isolate EN2019 chromosome 7, ASM1855537v3, whole genome shotgun sequence genome:
- the LOC135259745 gene encoding toll-like receptor 2 type-2, giving the protein METLIFTLLIGCFLTRQSSQLERQNCQRCDKQFFCDCSDEGLPQVPKVPEDTLGLNLSFNHIEIINENDFHEYNHLKTLYLQINWIANIHENAFSSLGNLERLDLSYNRLTRLSSCWFDWLISLQHLNLLGNTYHKLGTGFLFAQLRRMRSLQFGGPYFYSIGKNDLVGLRDLDEMVLSGNHLKQYEVGSLSEIRLNGSLTLCLRRLFQGDLGLLTIILRDICSPETFLIISEVMLNNNRTIQPFVEATKKGVTKILLKNVTAIDEAIVYFLQAMNNAPLTFLGIEDSLFLGRDFCDKVNATRHDKLETLYIKNLAIQDFFDVSLLSYLKNILKYPKNMSVINSEVFRMPCSTSKLLKKLEYLDFTGNLLTDLAMREAMCGGRGTLLKLRFLNVSKNNLKSLALMSQLVSNLNKLESLDLSQNVFSVMPKECTWPTSLQYLNLSLTKLWKITACLPKSLHILDLNGNHLTVFDIELPYLKELYISGNKFTSLPSGRLFPRLELLLIQRNMLNMFDATDLMEYKNLRNLEAGYNKFVCSCEFLAFMQQKVRQLVVIGDRPESYVCDSPVTLRGQLVADAHLSIFECYMMVAVSGLCSIVFLATLICGILCYKLHVVWYVKMTWAWLQAKRKPKVNANNICYDAFVSYSERDSEWVEEFLVPELEGAHLPFRLCLHKHNFLPGQWIVDNIINAMEKSHTTLFVLSRHFVSSEWCKYELDFSRFRLFDENNDTAVLILLEPIAKETIPKRFCKLRKFMNSRTYLEWPEDEEQRPLFWHNLKVAIKRGD; this is encoded by the coding sequence AAGTGCCTGAAGACACCCTGGGACTCAATCTTTCCTTCAACCATATTGAAATCATAAACGAAAATGACTTTCATGAGTATAACCACTTGAAAACTCTCTACCTGCAAATTAACTGGATCGCAAATATTCACGAAAATGCTTTTTCTTCTCTCGGGAACCTGGAAAGACTTGACCTGTCCTACAACCGCCTCACCAGGTTATCCTCATGTTGGTTTGACTGGCTTATCTCACTTCAACATCTGAACCTATTAGGCAATACCTACCACAAGTTAGGGACAGGTTTCCTTTTTGCCCAGCTGAGGAGGATGAGAAGCTTGCAGTTCGGGGGTCCCTATTTTTACTCCATAGGTAAGAATGACCTGGTGGGCTTGAGAGATCTGGATGAGATGGTTCTATCaggcaaccacctgaaacagtATGAGGTCGGCAGTCTCAGTGAAATCCGACTAAATGGCTCTCTTACACTTTGCCTTCGCCGTCTATTTCAGGGAGATCTGGGTCTTCTGACAATCATCTTGAGGGATATCTGCAGCCCAGAGACTTTTCTGATTATTTCTGAGGTGATGCTAAATAATAATCGCACAATCCAGCCATTTGTCGAAGCCACGAAGAAGGGTGTGACGAAGATTCTTTTAAAGAATGTGACAGCAATTGACGAAGCCATAGTTTACTTCTTGCAAGCAATGAATAATGCTCCATTGACGTTTTTAGGGATTGAGGATTCACTGTTTCTTGGACGTGACTTTTGTGACAAGGTAAATGCCACACGCCATGACAAGCTGGAAACATTGTACATAAAAAATCTAGCAATTCAAGATTTCTTTGACGTTAGTTTACTTAGTTACCTtaaaaatatccttaaataCCCTAAAAATATGTCAGTCATTAACAGCGAAGTCTTCCGCATGCCCTGCTCGACCTCTAAGCTTTTGAAAAAGCTGGAGTATCTGGACTTCACTGGGAACTTGCTCACTGATCTTGCCATGAGAGAGGCCATGTGTGGTGGACGAGGTACGTTGTTAAAACTCAGATTTCTTAATGTGAGCAAAAATAATCTCAAGTCTCTTGCTCTTATGAGCCAATTAGTCAGCAACCTCAACAAGCTTGAGTCCTTGGATTTaagtcaaaatgtattttctgtcatGCCAAAAGAGTGCACTTGGCCCACAAGTCTGCAATACTTAAATCTGTCCTTGACCAAATTATGGAAAATTACAGCATGTCTTCCAAAGAGTTTGCACATCTTAGATTTAAATGGCAATCACCTGACTGTGTTTGACATAGAACTACCTTACCTCAAAGAGCTGTACATCTCAGGCAACAAGTTCACAAGTTTGCCTTCGGGAAGGTTGTTCCCAAGACTGGAGTTGCTGCTGATCCAGCGAAACATGCTCAACATGTTTGATGCGACCGATTTGATGGAGTACAAGAACCTGCGAAATCTGGAAGCTGGCTACAACAAATTTGTGTGCTCGTGTGAATTCTTGGCTTTTATGCAGCAGAAGGTCAGACAGTTAGTCGTGATTGGCGATCGACCTGAGAGTTATGTGTGTGACTCACCAGTTACTCTAAGAGGACAGCTGGTTGCAGATGCACACCTCTCCATCTTTGAGTGTTACATGATGGTGGCTGTGTCTGGACTGTGCAGTATTGTGTTTTTGGCAACGCTCATCTGTGGGATCCTTTGCTACAAGCTCCATGTTGTTTGGTACGTAAAGATGACCTGGGCTTGGCTTCAAGCTAAGAGGAAACCAAAGGTCAATGCAAACAACATCTGCTATGATGCTTTTGTTTCTTACAGCGAGAGGGATTCTGAGTGGGTTGAGGAGTTCCTAGTCCCAGAACTGGAGGGAGCCCATTTGCCATTTCGGCTCTGCCTGCACAAGCATAACTTCCTTCCTGGGCAGTGGATAGTAGACAACATTATCAATGCTATGGAGAAAAGCCACACCACTCTCTTTGTCCTGTCCCGACACTTTGTCAGCAGTGAATGGTGCAAGTATGAGCTTGATTTCTCCCGCTTTCGCCTATTTGATGAGAATAACGACACTGCTGTCCTGATTCTGCTGGAGCCCATCGCCAAGGAAACCATTCCAAAGAGGTTCTGTAAGCTGCGTAAATTTATGAACTCAAGAACCTATTTGGAGTGGCCAGAAGATGAGGAGCAAAGACCTCTATTCTGGCACAATCTTAAAGTAGCAATTAAGAGAGGCGACTAA